AGCGATGGCTATTCCGGAACCTGTTCTTATAAATTCGACGTCAGCGAGAAGGCCCAGCTTCGGCTTATCGGCGGCGTGTTTTACCAAGCAATGGACGGTTTCAAGGAGCAACTGGTAGCCCCAATTCCTACTAATCCGTTTGGCTGGAACGGAATCGGTCGGTTAACCCTCGAAGCCGACGGATGGGGATGGCGCAGCGGCGTTGCATATGAAATCCCGGAATACTCATTAAGAGCCAGCCTCGTTTATAATTCCGAGGTCAAGCTTGATGAGATCACCGGAACGCTCAATCTCAAGGGTCTTCCGCCAGGAGCTGGCGGCAATCCGCTCGCAGGCGGATCATGGGACGTGAACGGATCCGCCAAACTTCCACAGTCCGTTGAATTGAAAATGCAGTCGGGAATTGCGCCGGGGTGGCTCGCCTTTGGCTCGCTTAAATGGACCGATTGGAGCGTACTGCAGGATATACCGTTTTATTATAAGGGCGTGCGGGCAACGTCACTGGACTTGCTCTATCGCGACGGCTGGACGGTATCGGCAGGCATAGGCCATAAATTCAACGACGAGTGGAGCGGTGCGGTCCAGATCTCGTGGGATCGCGGCACGTCTACCACGATCGGCAACCAGACTGATACCTGGACGCTAGCAGGAGGAGCATCCTACACGCCAAATGAACGCGTTGAACTCCGGGTCGGCGGATTGATAGGGGTGCTTACCGGCGGTGAAGTTTCTAATGAGATCGTCAACCCCGCCACAGGCCGACCGTATCTGGATGCATCGTACGATTTTGATGATGATATCGTTTCTGCATTGACCGTCTCATTGAAGGTAAAAATATAGGTGATAAAATGCCCGCCACTGAGCGGGCTTTTTTGCAATTCTTAATCCAAGTTCTCGACGCTCTTCAACACCCTTTTCATCTCGTCCTTTGCCAGCGTCGTTCGACCGGAAATCAGAAAAGCGGCGATATAGACCAGCTTATCGATCGCGTCAGCGACATTTCCCGGCCTGTAGTCTATGACCACGCTCCGCGCGTTCGTTTCGGCGGCCGCCAGCTCCAGAAGCCGTCTTGCATGCTCGGCATCGAAAAGATCAACCCTGTTCTCGCCAGCGCCCCGCTGATCCTTTCTCTTTCCAACAGCCTGCATGTGGGCATCCGTAGCCACCACGAGCCTGACAGGCATTTCCTCGCCACTTTTTACCATTTCGCTCTCCATTTTCCCTTTTCCCGCGAAGCGGTCTTGCTCTTGCCCATGGGGCAGGAGCCCCGCTCCTGCTCCTGCGGCGTCGCAAGTCAGACCGGGAGAGAGGGGGCAAGCAGCGGCGAAGAGTGGGCAAAGCCCGCCCTGCCTGATGGTGCGCAACGCGGTTGCACCTGAAATGGTGCGACCGACTTGCTGCATCGAAAGGTCGAGGCGATGCTTGTGGGGAGAGAGGGCAGAGCCCTTTCTTCCTTTTATGATTGTGAATGAAGCAGTCGAGACTCTTTCACAACTTGTTTTAGTTGATAGTATGTTTTTGGAAGGGTTAATTATTATAATAATAAGTATTCAAACCATAAATGCCAAGTCAACGCATGCTTCGAGATATATTATCGGAGATTAATTTGTAGAGTTGCCGACTGTCAGCTTTCAATTCGAATACTGGTCAAATTTGGAATATCTCTATTTTGCAGGTACGAAAGCACCATGTCTACCGCTTGTTCGCGTTGGTTGACAATATGTTTCGAACTCTGAAAATCCTCGTCCAAGACAATCGAAAGCGTGTGCGTGTTCGAGAAATAGAAATACCCCAAAGCCGAAATCGAGACGTATAGATGTTTTAAATCGACGTTTTCTCTGAACAAACCCTGTTCTTGACCAATTTTAATAACGTTGCTGAGCTTTTCAAGGAGCGGTGTATACAGAAGTTTGATGCTGAGGGCTTGCTTCAAGAACCGTGCATTCTGTACGTTCTCGTGAGTCATCATCCTTACGATCTGCGGATTATTGGCAAACGTATTAAAGGTCGATTCGACAAGTTTCCGCATGGAATTCACGGGATCATTCTCATCGAGGTCGATCTCGTGTTGGGACGCACGAAGCCGCTCATATGTATGTGACAGGCTGGCTATGTATAGCTCATCCTTGCTTGTGAAGTATTTGTAGATGAGACTTTTGTTCGTTTGAGATTGCTCGGCAATCGCGTCAATGCGCGCGCCATCAAATCCCCGCTCGGTAAACTCGTCGATAGCGCACTCAATGATGTGCTGTTGCGTCCGGCGCGGATCGCGAATTCTCTTCTTTTTGGCTCCCACCTCGGTCTCGATACGCATTCCCTGATCCAATACGTTGTGAATGCCCAGTGAACAGGGCTTCGAAACAAACAATTAATCCGAAACCAAGCCGCCACGCAAATCGCTAGATCTTGCGCGGGGTTGGTGCCGTTTCGCCAGTTAAGTTGCTGATCTCACTACATAACCGAACTAACTGCACGTCCTCCACAAAAATTCTGTTGACTCATTCCGACAAAGGGACTAGCTCTCTCGTTAATAAACTAAATAGTTCTATAACGAACAAAAAGGGGTGCGTCAATGAAACTGGGTGGGAATCCGTTGAAGATATCGCGCAGGGCCTTTCTCGGAGGTTCCATCGGAATGGTCGCTGCGCCTGCTATCGGTCGTGCGCAAGGCCTTCAGCCGTTGTCGGCGCGCATGGACTTCGCCCCCTGGGGCGTTCAGGCGGCTATGCATCTCTGTCAGGTTAAGGGCTGGTTCAAGGACGTCGGCCTTGAGGTCTATGTACAAGACGGCCGAGGTTCGGGCAACACGCTGCAGCTTGTAAATGCAGGCCAGGTCGACGTCGGACAGGTACAGTTGGGCCTCGTTCCGCAAGCGCGCGTCAAGAGTGCGCTAGTAAAAGGGATTGCCGGATTTGGTCGCGCCACTGACCTGGCCGCGGTTGTCGACCGTGATTCCGACTACAAAACGGTCGCCGATTTCAAAGGCAAGAGCATCGTCTGTTTCGCTGCAAGCCCATGGGCGCCTTTCATTGATTTCTGGCTCGCGCAGGGCGGCTTGGATCGCTCCACCGTGGAACT
The sequence above is drawn from the Brucella anthropi ATCC 49188 genome and encodes:
- a CDS encoding OmpP1/FadL family transporter, whose product is MVKLPLKALFCASCAIIASAGQVYAGGLERGGYNIDLLFNPDRFATEATTIYVMPNRKLNNVKDSSPWDGPVGGGRTDGVKESEAYWVPRIGLKVGITDSLDCLLDYSQPWGAHTNPGRNWAGANDNTETKMNSDGYSGTCSYKFDVSEKAQLRLIGGVFYQAMDGFKEQLVAPIPTNPFGWNGIGRLTLEADGWGWRSGVAYEIPEYSLRASLVYNSEVKLDEITGTLNLKGLPPGAGGNPLAGGSWDVNGSAKLPQSVELKMQSGIAPGWLAFGSLKWTDWSVLQDIPFYYKGVRATSLDLLYRDGWTVSAGIGHKFNDEWSGAVQISWDRGTSTTIGNQTDTWTLAGGASYTPNERVELRVGGLIGVLTGGEVSNEIVNPATGRPYLDASYDFDDDIVSALTVSLKVKI
- a CDS encoding TetR/AcrR family transcriptional regulator, producing the protein MRIETEVGAKKKRIRDPRRTQQHIIECAIDEFTERGFDGARIDAIAEQSQTNKSLIYKYFTSKDELYIASLSHTYERLRASQHEIDLDENDPVNSMRKLVESTFNTFANNPQIVRMMTHENVQNARFLKQALSIKLLYTPLLEKLSNVIKIGQEQGLFRENVDLKHLYVSISALGYFYFSNTHTLSIVLDEDFQSSKHIVNQREQAVDMVLSYLQNRDIPNLTSIRIES
- a CDS encoding ABC transporter substrate-binding protein, translating into MKLGGNPLKISRRAFLGGSIGMVAAPAIGRAQGLQPLSARMDFAPWGVQAAMHLCQVKGWFKDVGLEVYVQDGRGSGNTLQLVNAGQVDVGQVQLGLVPQARVKSALVKGIAGFGRATDLAAVVDRDSDYKTVADFKGKSIVCFAASPWAPFIDFWLAQGGLDRSTVELLLVDPAALWSTYTTRRADAILSTGPSIIPPAEAVRPSRGILASDAGVNFPSYGLIASDATISKRGDALKALVASQQKAWAYLRDGNAAEGAEAMIQQRPNAKLIKDVLVRQIEMTIETFNTEATKGKPIGWQAEEDWKAALGTMEKASAIPSGLALSDIFTNEFIG